In Flavobacterium gelatinilyticum, a genomic segment contains:
- a CDS encoding 3'-5' exonuclease, with amino-acid sequence MLDWIKNISKEHPEFWKEYLTKFDAKPNKFVVLSTETSGLNPNKDVILSLGAFSVIDDSIVIKENFEAVLLQYKFLEDHGLSNEFIIESKMTRMPEPEAIEAFINFIGNAVLVGHHINFDIEMLNAALERLDCGRLKNEALDIDVMYRKLTDINDKQFSLNDLCEIYKIPKSDRNSSAEDAYKIGLLFLKLKSRLGIK; translated from the coding sequence ATGCTGGACTGGATTAAAAATATTAGTAAGGAACACCCCGAATTCTGGAAAGAATATTTAACAAAATTTGACGCAAAGCCAAACAAATTTGTGGTTTTGAGTACCGAAACTTCAGGTTTGAACCCAAACAAAGATGTTATTTTGTCTTTGGGTGCTTTTTCGGTTATTGATGACAGTATTGTAATTAAAGAAAATTTTGAAGCTGTTTTGCTTCAGTATAAATTTTTGGAAGATCACGGACTTTCGAATGAATTTATTATCGAAAGCAAAATGACCAGAATGCCGGAACCGGAAGCTATTGAAGCGTTTATCAATTTTATTGGAAATGCCGTTCTTGTTGGACATCATATTAATTTTGACATTGAAATGCTGAATGCTGCCCTGGAACGCCTTGACTGCGGCCGACTAAAAAATGAAGCGCTTGATATTGATGTAATGTACAGAAAACTTACAGATATTAATGACAAGCAGTTTTCGCTGAACGATTTATGCGAAATTTATAAAATCCCAAAAAGTGACCGAAATTCATCTGCCGAAGATGCGTACAAAATTGGATTGCTATTTTTAAAATTAAAATCTCGCTTAGGAATTAAATAA
- a CDS encoding 2-isopropylmalate synthase: MNREKVQIFDTTLRDGEQVPGCKLDTKQKLVIAERLDKMGVDIIEAGFPVSSPGDFLSVSEICKIVENATVCGLTRAVKNDIDVAAAALKHAKKPRIHTGIGTSESHILHKLQTTPEDIIARAKYAVAHAKSYVEDVEFYAEDAGRTDNAFLAKVCEEVIKSGATVLNIPDTTGYCLPEEYGAKIKYLKENVKGIENVILSCHCHNDLGMATANSIAGAINGARQIECTINGIGERAGNTALEEVVMIFKQHPYLNLDTNINTRELNEMSRLVSESMGMIVQPNKAIVGANAFAHSSGIHQDGVIKNRATYEIMDPLDVGVNESSIILTARSGRAALAYRAKKVGYELTKVQLDIVYIEFLKFADIKKEVVDADIHQIIEASKIEGELIRN; the protein is encoded by the coding sequence ATGAATAGAGAGAAAGTTCAAATTTTTGACACCACCTTACGCGACGGTGAACAGGTCCCAGGATGCAAGTTAGATACTAAACAAAAATTAGTAATCGCAGAACGACTAGACAAAATGGGAGTTGATATTATCGAAGCCGGTTTTCCTGTGTCAAGTCCGGGCGATTTTTTATCGGTCTCTGAGATTTGTAAAATTGTAGAAAATGCAACCGTCTGCGGACTGACAAGAGCCGTAAAAAATGACATTGATGTTGCGGCAGCTGCTTTAAAGCATGCTAAGAAACCTAGAATCCATACCGGAATCGGAACTTCAGAATCTCATATACTCCACAAACTGCAAACTACGCCTGAAGATATTATTGCAAGAGCAAAATATGCTGTAGCCCATGCAAAATCGTACGTAGAAGATGTAGAATTCTACGCCGAAGATGCCGGCAGAACAGATAATGCTTTCCTTGCAAAAGTTTGTGAAGAAGTTATTAAGTCCGGAGCAACGGTATTAAATATTCCTGATACAACAGGATATTGTCTTCCGGAAGAATACGGAGCAAAAATCAAATATTTAAAAGAAAACGTAAAAGGAATCGAAAACGTAATCCTTTCATGCCACTGTCATAATGATTTAGGAATGGCAACTGCAAACTCAATTGCAGGAGCTATTAATGGTGCAAGACAAATCGAGTGTACTATTAATGGTATCGGGGAAAGAGCAGGAAATACAGCTCTTGAAGAAGTGGTAATGATTTTCAAACAACATCCTTACTTAAATTTAGATACTAACATCAATACAAGAGAATTAAACGAAATGAGCCGTTTAGTTTCTGAAAGTATGGGAATGATTGTACAGCCAAACAAAGCAATCGTTGGCGCAAATGCTTTTGCTCACAGTTCCGGAATTCATCAGGATGGTGTGATCAAAAACAGAGCAACTTACGAAATAATGGATCCGCTTGATGTTGGTGTAAACGAATCTTCAATCATTTTAACTGCAAGAAGCGGAAGAGCAGCATTAGCTTACCGTGCAAAAAAAGTAGGTTACGAGCTTACAAAAGTACAATTAGACATTGTTTATATTGAATTCTTAAAGTTTGCCGATATTAAAAAAGAAGTAGTAGATGCTGATATTCATCAGATTATCGAAGCTTCTAAAATTGAAGGCGAATTGATCAGAAATTAA
- the ilvC gene encoding ketol-acid reductoisomerase encodes MANYFNTLPLRLQLEQLGVCEFMEQSEFADGIAALAGKKVVIVGCGAQGLNQGLNMRDSGLDISYALRADAIAEKRASYKNATENGFTVGTYEELIPTADLVCNLTPDKQHTSVVNAIMPLMKQDSTLAYSHGFNIVEEGMQIRKDITVIMCAPKCPGSEVREEYKRGFGVPTLIAVHPENDPNGLGLDQAKAYAVATGGHRAGVLRSSFVAEVKSDLMGEQTILCGLLQTGSILCFDKMVEKGIDAAYASKLIQYGWETITEALKHGGITNMMDRLNNPSKIEAYELAEELKDIMRPLFQKHQDDIISGEFSRTMMADWANDDVNLLKWRAATGETNFEKTAPQEAPISEQEYFDNGVLMIAMVKAGVELAFETMTEAGIIEESAYYESLHELPLIANTIARKKLFEMNRVISDTAEYGCYLFDHACKPLLTEFMKKVDTNIIGKPFSTSNGVDNTVLIAVNKEIRQHPIEEVGAWLRESMTAMKKIG; translated from the coding sequence ATGGCAAATTATTTCAACACATTACCACTTAGATTACAATTAGAGCAACTAGGAGTTTGCGAATTTATGGAGCAGTCAGAATTTGCAGACGGAATTGCAGCATTAGCAGGAAAAAAAGTTGTTATTGTTGGTTGTGGTGCACAAGGTTTGAATCAAGGTTTAAATATGAGAGATTCTGGTTTAGACATTTCTTATGCATTGCGTGCAGATGCAATTGCTGAAAAGAGAGCTTCATATAAAAATGCAACTGAAAACGGATTTACAGTTGGTACGTATGAAGAATTGATTCCAACTGCTGATTTAGTTTGCAACTTAACTCCGGATAAACAACACACTTCTGTAGTTAATGCAATTATGCCATTAATGAAACAAGATTCAACTTTGGCTTATTCTCACGGTTTTAATATTGTCGAAGAAGGAATGCAGATTCGTAAAGATATCACAGTTATTATGTGTGCTCCTAAATGTCCTGGTTCTGAGGTTCGTGAAGAATACAAAAGAGGTTTTGGTGTGCCAACACTTATCGCGGTTCACCCTGAAAACGATCCAAACGGATTAGGTTTAGATCAGGCGAAAGCTTACGCTGTAGCAACTGGAGGACACAGAGCAGGAGTTTTAAGATCTTCTTTCGTAGCAGAGGTAAAATCAGATTTAATGGGAGAACAGACTATTCTTTGTGGTCTTCTTCAAACTGGATCTATTTTGTGTTTTGATAAAATGGTTGAAAAAGGAATCGATGCTGCTTATGCTTCAAAATTAATTCAGTACGGATGGGAAACTATCACTGAAGCTTTGAAACACGGTGGTATTACAAATATGATGGATCGTTTAAATAATCCTTCAAAAATTGAAGCATACGAATTGGCTGAGGAATTAAAAGACATTATGCGTCCGTTATTCCAAAAACACCAGGACGATATCATTTCTGGAGAATTCTCAAGAACTATGATGGCTGACTGGGCTAACGACGATGTTAACTTATTAAAATGGAGAGCGGCTACAGGAGAAACTAACTTCGAAAAAACAGCACCGCAGGAAGCTCCAATTTCTGAGCAGGAATATTTTGACAATGGAGTTTTAATGATTGCTATGGTAAAAGCAGGTGTAGAGTTAGCTTTTGAAACTATGACAGAAGCAGGAATTATCGAAGAATCAGCTTACTACGAGTCATTACACGAATTACCATTAATTGCAAACACAATTGCAAGAAAGAAATTATTCGAAATGAACCGTGTAATTTCTGATACCGCTGAGTACGGATGTTATTTGTTTGATCATGCATGTAAGCCATTGTTGACTGAATTCATGAAGAAAGTGGATACTAATATTATTGGAAAACCGTTTTCAACTTCAAACGGAGTAGACAATACTGTTTTAATTGCTGTTAATAAAGAAATCCGCCAGCACCCTATCGAAGAAGTAGGAGCGTGGTTAAGAGAGTCTATGACCGCAATGAAAAAAATTGGATAA
- the leuB gene encoding 3-isopropylmalate dehydrogenase, with protein MNLKIAVLPGDGIGPEVIAQAKKALYAIGEVYNHEFVFEEALMGAIAIDKTGNPLPEQTLNLCLNTDAVLFGAIGDPKYDNNPNAKVRPEQGLLKLRKELGLFANIRPIKPYKALVGASPLKREIIEGADFTIFRELTGGAYFGAKTLNEEGTHASDLCEYSEEEITRIAHLAFKQAQNRRKKLTMVDKANVLETSRLWRKVVQKVGENYPDVILDFLFVDNAAMQLILNPKQFDVILTENLFGDILSDEASVITGSIGLLASASLGENNALFEPIHGSYPQAKGKNIANPIASILSAAMLLEHFGLFTEAEMIHKAIEKAIEYEVVTVDLKPDSKFGTNEVGEFVSNFIFSKDDLLYFNNDNVSIGQSTIV; from the coding sequence ATGAATTTGAAAATAGCAGTTTTACCAGGAGACGGAATTGGACCGGAAGTTATTGCACAAGCCAAGAAAGCATTGTATGCTATTGGTGAAGTGTACAATCATGAATTTGTTTTTGAAGAAGCTCTCATGGGAGCGATCGCCATTGACAAAACCGGAAATCCGCTCCCGGAGCAGACTTTAAATCTTTGTTTGAATACTGATGCTGTTTTATTTGGTGCTATTGGAGATCCAAAATACGATAATAATCCAAATGCAAAAGTTCGTCCGGAGCAGGGATTGTTGAAACTTCGTAAAGAATTAGGTTTGTTTGCGAACATTCGCCCTATAAAACCTTATAAAGCATTAGTAGGTGCTTCTCCTTTAAAAAGAGAAATTATTGAAGGAGCTGATTTTACTATTTTCAGAGAATTAACCGGCGGTGCTTATTTTGGAGCTAAAACATTAAATGAAGAGGGTACACATGCTTCAGATTTATGTGAGTATTCAGAAGAAGAAATCACCAGAATTGCGCATTTAGCTTTTAAACAAGCGCAAAACCGACGCAAAAAGCTTACAATGGTTGACAAAGCGAATGTTTTGGAAACTTCAAGATTGTGGAGAAAAGTGGTTCAGAAAGTAGGAGAAAATTATCCTGATGTAATCTTAGACTTCTTATTTGTAGATAATGCGGCAATGCAGCTGATTTTAAATCCAAAACAATTTGATGTGATTTTAACTGAGAATTTATTTGGCGATATTTTATCAGATGAAGCCAGCGTCATTACAGGTTCGATTGGTTTATTGGCTTCGGCATCATTAGGTGAAAATAATGCGCTTTTCGAACCTATCCACGGATCATATCCTCAGGCAAAAGGAAAAAATATTGCCAACCCAATCGCTTCTATTTTATCGGCAGCAATGCTTTTGGAACATTTCGGATTGTTTACAGAAGCTGAAATGATTCATAAAGCAATAGAAAAAGCAATTGAATACGAAGTGGTTACAGTTGATTTAAAACCGGATTCAAAATTTGGTACAAATGAAGTAGGAGAGTTTGTTTCTAATTTCATTTTCAGCAAAGATGATCTGTTGTATTTTAATAATGATAATGTTTCGATTGGTCAATCGACAATAGTTTAG
- the ilvB gene encoding biosynthetic-type acetolactate synthase large subunit: MRISGAEAVIRCLLEEGVDLIYGYPGGAIMPVYDELYKFQDQLHHVLVRHEQGATHAAQGYARATGKVGVAIATSGPGATNLVTGIADAQIDSTPLVCITGQVGRHLLGSDAFQETDIIGISTPVTKWNFQVTEASQIPEIIAKAFYIARSGRPGPVLVDITKNAQFDEFDFSYEKCTGIRSYVPVPKLNLDKVAEAAALINSAKKPFIVFGQGIILGQAEAEFKAVIEKSGIPAGWTILGLSALPTDHPLNVGMLGMHGNYAPNLLTNECDVLIAFGMRFDDRVTGKLSTYAKQAKVIHFEIDPAEIDKNVKTEIAVLGDVKESLAALLPLLEAKSHDAWHNEFKELSKVEYDSVIKEELNPTNGKGISMGETIEMINKHSNGDAIIVSDVGQHQMFACRYAKFNSTKSNITSGGLGTMGFALPAAIGAKMGKPEREVVAIIGDGGFQMTIQELGTIFQTEVPVKIVVLNNEFLGMVRQWQELFFDNRYASTRMINPNFIAIAEGYHIKSKKVTQREDLDVAIAEMLASKDSYFLEVVVEKENNVFPMIPTGACVSEIRLS; the protein is encoded by the coding sequence ATGAGAATATCAGGGGCAGAAGCCGTTATCAGATGTTTGTTAGAAGAAGGAGTAGACTTAATTTATGGATATCCGGGAGGAGCCATAATGCCGGTTTACGACGAATTATATAAATTTCAGGACCAGTTGCACCACGTTTTGGTGCGTCACGAACAAGGCGCTACCCACGCCGCTCAGGGATATGCCAGAGCCACAGGAAAAGTAGGGGTTGCAATCGCTACTTCTGGACCGGGAGCAACCAATTTAGTGACCGGAATCGCTGATGCACAAATCGATTCTACACCGTTGGTTTGTATTACTGGACAAGTTGGAAGACATTTATTAGGTTCTGATGCTTTTCAGGAAACGGATATCATCGGAATTTCAACTCCGGTTACAAAATGGAATTTTCAGGTTACTGAAGCTTCTCAGATTCCCGAAATTATCGCAAAAGCATTCTATATTGCACGTTCCGGGCGTCCGGGACCTGTATTGGTCGATATTACTAAAAACGCTCAGTTTGACGAGTTTGATTTTAGTTACGAAAAATGCACAGGGATAAGAAGTTATGTTCCGGTTCCAAAATTAAACCTTGACAAAGTTGCCGAAGCTGCCGCTTTAATCAACAGTGCTAAAAAACCTTTCATTGTTTTCGGACAGGGAATTATTTTAGGTCAGGCTGAAGCCGAATTTAAAGCAGTAATCGAAAAATCAGGAATACCGGCTGGATGGACAATTTTAGGACTTTCTGCTTTACCAACAGATCATCCGCTAAATGTGGGAATGTTAGGAATGCACGGAAATTATGCGCCTAATTTACTAACAAACGAATGTGATGTTTTAATCGCTTTCGGAATGCGTTTCGATGATCGTGTTACAGGTAAATTAAGTACTTATGCTAAACAGGCAAAAGTGATTCACTTCGAAATTGATCCGGCAGAGATTGATAAAAACGTTAAAACAGAAATCGCTGTTTTAGGAGATGTAAAAGAATCTTTAGCAGCTTTATTACCGCTTCTTGAGGCAAAATCTCACGATGCATGGCATAATGAGTTTAAAGAATTAAGTAAGGTTGAATACGATTCTGTAATTAAAGAAGAATTAAATCCAACAAACGGCAAAGGAATTTCAATGGGAGAAACTATTGAAATGATCAACAAACATTCAAATGGAGACGCAATTATTGTTTCTGATGTTGGTCAGCACCAAATGTTTGCCTGCCGATACGCTAAGTTCAATTCGACTAAAAGTAATATTACTTCAGGAGGTTTAGGAACTATGGGATTCGCACTTCCTGCAGCAATTGGTGCTAAAATGGGTAAACCAGAGCGTGAAGTAGTTGCGATTATTGGCGATGGTGGTTTCCAGATGACCATTCAGGAACTTGGAACGATTTTCCAAACCGAAGTTCCGGTTAAAATCGTGGTTTTAAACAATGAATTTTTAGGAATGGTTCGCCAATGGCAGGAATTATTCTTTGATAACAGATATGCTTCTACCCGAATGATTAATCCAAATTTCATTGCCATTGCCGAAGGATATCATATCAAATCTAAAAAAGTTACACAAAGAGAAGATCTTGACGTAGCTATTGCAGAAATGCTGGCTTCGAAAGATTCCTATTTCTTAGAAGTCGTTGTTGAAAAAGAAAACAACGTTTTCCCAATGATTCCAACAGGAGCTTGTGTGTCAGAAATTAGATTAAGTTAA
- the ilvD gene encoding dihydroxy-acid dehydratase, translating into MELNKYSKTITQDQTQPAAQAMLYGIGLTEEDLKKAQVGIVSMGYDGNTCNMHLNDLAQDVKKGVWDADLVGLIFNTIGVSDGISNGTEGMRYSLVSRDVIADSIETVAGAQWYDSIIAIPGCDKNMPGALIAMGRLNRPSMMVYGGSIHSGKWKGESLNIVSAFEALGKKVKGEITPEDFKGVIQNACPGAGACGGMYTANTMSSAIEALGMSMPYSSSNPALSQEKRDECLAAGAAIKILLEKDIKPRDIMTRKAFENAITIVAVLGGSTNAVMHLIAMAHSVGITITLDDFQAINDRTPVLADMKPSGKYMMEDIHEVGGIPGVMKYLLKVGLIHGDCLTVTGKTVAENLASTPDLQDGQEVIHEIQKALKPTGNIQVLYGNLASEGAVAKISGKEGEYFEGPAVVFEGEFEVIPGLQAGKIKPGNVVVIRGCGPKGGPGMPEMLKPTSAIIGAGLGSSCALITDGRFSGGSHGFVVGHVTPEAYDGGGIALVKDGDLIAIDAVKNTIDLKISDEEFAARKAAWVKPPLKVDRGVLLKYARSVSSASTGCVTDN; encoded by the coding sequence ATGGAATTAAATAAGTACAGCAAGACCATCACCCAAGATCAGACACAACCTGCGGCGCAAGCCATGTTATACGGAATTGGTTTAACTGAAGAAGATTTGAAAAAAGCACAAGTAGGTATTGTCAGCATGGGTTACGACGGAAATACCTGCAACATGCACTTAAATGATTTAGCTCAGGATGTTAAAAAAGGTGTTTGGGATGCTGATCTGGTCGGACTTATTTTTAATACTATTGGCGTTAGTGACGGAATTTCAAATGGAACCGAAGGAATGCGTTATTCTTTGGTTTCCAGAGATGTAATTGCAGATTCTATCGAAACTGTTGCCGGAGCACAGTGGTACGACAGTATTATTGCTATTCCCGGCTGCGATAAAAATATGCCCGGAGCGTTAATCGCAATGGGAAGATTAAACCGTCCGTCAATGATGGTTTACGGAGGTTCAATACACTCAGGAAAATGGAAAGGAGAATCTTTAAACATTGTTTCTGCTTTTGAAGCTTTAGGAAAAAAAGTAAAAGGCGAAATTACTCCGGAAGATTTTAAAGGTGTTATTCAAAATGCCTGCCCGGGTGCTGGTGCCTGCGGTGGTATGTATACCGCAAATACGATGTCTTCTGCAATCGAAGCATTAGGTATGAGTATGCCATACAGTTCTTCTAATCCGGCTTTAAGCCAGGAAAAAAGAGACGAATGTCTTGCTGCCGGAGCAGCGATCAAAATTTTATTAGAAAAAGATATTAAGCCAAGAGACATTATGACTCGTAAGGCTTTCGAAAACGCTATTACAATTGTAGCTGTTTTAGGAGGTTCTACAAACGCTGTTATGCACTTAATTGCAATGGCACATTCTGTTGGAATTACCATTACTCTTGATGATTTTCAGGCTATTAACGACAGAACGCCTGTTCTTGCCGATATGAAACCAAGCGGTAAATATATGATGGAAGATATTCACGAAGTTGGAGGTATTCCGGGGGTAATGAAATATTTACTAAAAGTAGGACTTATTCACGGAGATTGTTTAACGGTAACAGGGAAAACAGTTGCTGAAAACTTAGCTTCAACTCCGGATTTACAAGACGGACAAGAAGTAATTCATGAAATTCAAAAAGCGTTAAAACCAACAGGAAATATTCAGGTTTTATACGGAAATCTTGCTTCTGAAGGTGCTGTAGCAAAAATCAGCGGAAAAGAAGGAGAATATTTCGAAGGACCGGCTGTAGTATTTGAAGGTGAATTTGAAGTAATTCCGGGACTTCAGGCCGGAAAGATTAAACCAGGTAATGTAGTCGTCATTAGAGGATGCGGGCCAAAAGGTGGTCCGGGAATGCCGGAAATGCTAAAACCTACATCTGCCATCATTGGAGCCGGATTAGGAAGCAGCTGTGCACTAATCACAGACGGCCGATTCTCCGGAGGTTCGCACGGATTCGTGGTAGGACACGTAACACCAGAGGCTTATGACGGAGGTGGTATTGCACTTGTAAAAGATGGAGATTTAATCGCTATCGATGCTGTAAAAAATACTATCGACCTGAAAATATCTGACGAGGAATTTGCAGCAAGAAAAGCAGCATGGGTTAAGCCGCCTTTAAAAGTCGACAGAGGAGTTTTACTTAAATACGCCAGATCGGTTTCAAGCGCATCAACAGGATGTGTAACCGATAATTAA
- the acs gene encoding acetate--CoA ligase, whose translation MSYYKIENLEQYFKHYNKSIREPRKFWGKIAEENFTWYQQWEKVVDFNMADAEVKWFTDAKVNITKNCIDRHLSKRGDKTAVIFEPNDPSEEALHITYNELYERVSKMANVLRDQGITKGDRVCIYLPMIPELAVAVLACARIGAIHSVVFAGFSASALSARIIDCECKMVITSDGGYRGNKTIDLKAIVDEALETCPSVSTVLVVKRTKTEVAMREGRDIWLQPLLDAALDNSVAEIMDAEDPLFILYTSGSTGKPKGMVHTTAGYMVYTAYTFKNVFSHEENDIFWCTADIGWITGHSYILYGPLLNGGTTVIFEGVPSYPDFSRFWDIIEKHKITQFYTAPTAIRSLAKESLDYIQKYPLKSLKVIGSVGEPINEEAWHWFNDHVGDKRCPVVDTWWQTETGGIMISPIAFVTPTKPTYATLPLPGIQPVLMDEKRNEIEGNQVVGSLCIKFPWPGIARTIWGNHDRYKETYFSAFPGKYFTGDGALRDEVGYYRITGRVDDVVIVSGHNLGTAPIEDAINEHPAVAESAIVGFPHDIKGNALYGFVILKETGEVRDRTNLTKEINQYIADHIGPIAKLDKIQFVSGLPKTRSGKIMRRILRKIAEGDFSNFGDTSTLLNPEVVEQIMKDRIA comes from the coding sequence ATGAGTTATTATAAAATAGAAAATTTAGAACAATATTTTAAACATTACAATAAGTCCATAAGGGAGCCGAGAAAGTTTTGGGGAAAAATTGCTGAAGAAAATTTTACATGGTATCAACAGTGGGAAAAGGTTGTTGATTTTAATATGGCCGATGCCGAAGTGAAATGGTTTACTGATGCAAAAGTAAATATTACTAAAAATTGTATTGATAGACATCTAAGCAAAAGAGGAGATAAAACGGCTGTTATTTTTGAACCGAATGATCCTTCTGAAGAAGCATTACACATAACTTATAACGAATTATACGAGCGAGTTTCTAAAATGGCGAATGTTCTTCGCGATCAGGGAATTACAAAAGGAGACCGCGTATGTATCTATCTGCCAATGATTCCGGAACTTGCAGTTGCTGTTTTAGCCTGCGCCAGAATTGGGGCAATTCACTCTGTAGTTTTTGCAGGATTTTCTGCTTCTGCATTATCAGCAAGAATTATTGACTGCGAATGCAAAATGGTAATCACATCTGATGGCGGTTACAGAGGAAATAAAACAATCGACTTAAAAGCCATTGTTGATGAAGCTCTTGAAACCTGCCCGTCTGTTTCTACAGTTTTAGTTGTAAAAAGAACAAAAACTGAAGTAGCAATGAGAGAAGGCCGTGATATTTGGTTACAGCCATTATTAGACGCAGCTCTGGATAACAGTGTTGCTGAAATTATGGATGCCGAAGATCCGTTATTTATCTTATATACTTCAGGATCAACAGGAAAGCCAAAAGGTATGGTGCATACTACAGCAGGGTACATGGTATATACAGCTTATACTTTTAAAAATGTATTCAGCCACGAAGAAAATGATATTTTCTGGTGTACTGCAGATATTGGCTGGATTACCGGACACTCATACATATTGTACGGACCATTATTGAATGGAGGAACAACTGTAATTTTTGAGGGAGTGCCGTCTTATCCTGATTTCAGCCGTTTTTGGGATATTATCGAAAAACATAAAATCACACAATTCTATACAGCGCCAACAGCAATTCGTTCATTAGCAAAAGAAAGCTTAGATTATATTCAAAAATATCCTCTAAAATCTCTAAAAGTTATTGGGTCAGTTGGAGAACCTATTAACGAAGAAGCATGGCACTGGTTCAATGACCACGTAGGAGATAAAAGATGTCCGGTGGTTGATACCTGGTGGCAGACAGAAACCGGCGGAATCATGATTTCGCCAATTGCATTTGTTACACCTACAAAACCAACTTACGCTACATTGCCATTACCGGGAATTCAGCCTGTTTTGATGGATGAAAAACGTAATGAAATCGAAGGAAACCAAGTGGTTGGAAGTTTGTGTATTAAATTCCCATGGCCGGGTATTGCCAGAACAATCTGGGGTAATCACGATCGTTACAAAGAAACGTATTTCTCTGCTTTCCCTGGAAAATATTTTACAGGAGACGGTGCTCTAAGAGACGAAGTTGGATATTACAGAATTACGGGTAGAGTAGATGACGTTGTAATTGTTTCAGGACATAATCTTGGAACAGCTCCAATTGAGGATGCTATTAACGAACACCCTGCGGTTGCCGAGTCTGCGATTGTTGGATTCCCGCATGATATTAAAGGAAATGCTTTATATGGTTTTGTTATTCTAAAAGAAACCGGAGAAGTCAGAGACAGAACAAACCTGACCAAAGAGATCAATCAGTATATTGCGGATCACATTGGGCCAATTGCAAAACTGGATAAAATTCAGTTTGTTTCAGGATTGCCAAAAACACGTTCCGGAAAAATTATGCGTAGAATTTTACGTAAAATTGCCGAAGGTGATTTCTCTAACTTTGGAGATACTTCAACTTTGTTGAATCCGGAAGTAGTAGAACAAATCATGAAAGACAGAATAGCTTAA
- the ilvN gene encoding acetolactate synthase small subunit encodes MEDKTFTISVYSENNVGLLNRISGIFLKRHINILSLNVSESEIENVSRFIIVVNTTEKWVQNIVGQIEKQIEVIKAFYHTDEETIYLENALFKIASSLLFDEKQIQNIIKESQATIVTVSRDFFVISKSGRRSEIEELYAKFKPYGIMQFVRSGRISVSKQKMEISALLETFK; translated from the coding sequence ATGGAAGATAAAACATTTACCATATCGGTATACTCAGAAAATAACGTGGGTTTATTAAACAGAATATCAGGTATATTCTTAAAGCGTCACATTAATATACTAAGTCTAAATGTTTCTGAATCAGAAATAGAGAATGTTTCAAGATTTATCATCGTAGTAAATACTACAGAGAAATGGGTTCAGAATATCGTAGGACAGATTGAAAAGCAAATTGAGGTTATAAAAGCATTTTATCATACAGATGAAGAAACAATTTATCTTGAAAATGCATTGTTCAAAATCGCTTCAAGTTTGTTGTTTGACGAAAAACAAATTCAGAATATCATCAAAGAAAGCCAGGCGACAATTGTAACTGTTTCAAGAGATTTCTTCGTGATTTCAAAATCAGGAAGACGATCAGAAATTGAGGAATTGTACGCAAAATTCAAGCCATATGGAATCATGCAGTTTGTACGTTCTGGAAGAATTTCGGTTTCAAAACAAAAAATGGAGATTTCGGCATTGTTAGAAACCTTCAAATAA